The Streptomyces sp. NBC_01276 genome contains the following window.
AGGGGCGCTCGGTCGCCGCCGCCCGCGCGTTCGTCCGCGACACGCTCCAGGGCTGGGGCTTCGCGGACATCGTCGACGACGCCGTGGTGCTGACCAGCGAGCTCGTCACCAACGCCGTGGTCCACGCCGGCACCCGGGCCGAGGTCCTGTGCCTGCGTTCCGGGGACGGCGTACGCGTCGAGGTCGCCGACCGCTATCCGGAGCGTGAGCTCCCGCTCCAGCCCCCCGACCGGCGCCCGTACGCCGATCCCGACCGCGAGAGCGGCCGCGGCCTGATGCTCTGCGCCGCCCTCGCCACCCGCTGGGGCGTCGAATACACCACCACCCACAAACACGTGTGGTTCCGCCTCGACCTCCCGGACCGGCCGGTCGGTACCCGCTCCGCGGGCCCCGTCGTCCCCGACCAGATGCTGCCCCTGGCCGACAGCCGGGTCCGCGTGGCCGTGATCCAGATCGACTCCGCCGACGCCGTGTCCGCCTGGAACGAGGACGCAGAGCACATCTTCGGCCACCCCGCCGAGAAGGCCCTGGGCCGCCCGCTCGCCGAGCTCGCCGCCTGGCCCCAGACCCCCGGCACCGGCACCGGCGTCGCCGAGGCCCTGCGCCTGTCCCGCTGGGAGGGCAGCTACGGCATCCGCGGCGCCGACGGCCGCGTCATCCCCGTCTACGCCTCCCACCTGCGCGTCCGCGACGCCCACGGCGAACCCTCCATCGTCTGCCTCCTCGTCCACGACGACGAGCGCGCCCTGCTCCAGACCCCCGCCCGGGTACCCGCCTCCGACAGCGGCCAGCTCACCGAGCCGCGCCCCGCGGACCCCTTCGAGCTGTTCATCGGCTCCCCCGCCCCCGACGATCTGGAGGGCCTGCTCCAGCGCACCGTCGAACGGGCCCGCGACATGCTCGACGCCGACGCCGCCTTCCTCCTCCTGGCCACCGACGACGAGACGGAACTGGAAGTCCGCGCCACCACCGGACTGCCCTCCACCCGCCAGCGCTTCGCCCGCGTCCCCGTCGAGGCCGGCGCCAGCCGCTACGGCTCGGCCCGGATGCCCGCCGTCCACGACGACCTCGCCGCCGTGCCCGGAGCCGTCCCGCTCCTGGAGTCCACCGGCATGCGCTCCGTGGTCACCGTCCCCCTCAAGGTCGAAGGGCGGCTCACCGGCTCCCTCGGCGTGGCCGCCGAGAACCCCGGCCGCTACACGAACGAAGAGGCCCTGCGCCTCCAGTTCGCCGCCGACCGCCTCGCCCTCGCCGTCGAGTCCGCCCGGCTCGGCGAGCTGGAACGGCTGCGCCGGGGCTCCCTCTCCTTCCTCGTCGAGGCCTCCGACCTGCTCGCCGGCACCCTCGACCGGGATCAGACCCTGGCCCTGATGGCCCAGATGACCGTCCCCACCCTGGCCACCTGGTGCGCCGTCTACACCATCGCCGACCAGACCTCCGACCCCTTCCTCGCCTACGTACTGCACGAGGACGAGGAACGCATCGACGGCCTCAAGGCCCTGCTCTCCCGGGTCAGCCCGCCCGACCCGGTCCGCGAGGCCGGCGCCCGGCCCTGGGCGGAGGCCGCCCTCGCGGTCGGCGGCGAGACGGTGGTGCTGCCCCTCCTCGCCCGCAACCGCGTCATCGGCCTGCTCACCCTCGGCAAGCCCAGCGAGGAGCACTTCCGCCAGGAGATCCTCGAACTCGCCGACGACCTCTCGCGCCGCGCCGCCCTGGCCCTCGACAACGCCCGCCTCTACTCCGAGCGCACCGCCATCAGCCGCTCCCTCCAGCGCAGCCTCCTGCCGCCCGGCTCCCCCGCGATCCCCGGCATGGAGGTCGAGGTCATCTACCGCGCCGCCGGCGAGGGCAACGAGGTGGGCGGCGACTTCTACGACGTCTTCCCGATCCGCGACGGCGTGTACGGCTTCGCCATCGGCGACGTCTGCGGGACGGGCCCCGAGGCCGCCGCCGTCACCGGCCTGGCCCGCCACGCCCTGCGCCTGCTCGCCCGCGAGGGCCTGGGCGGCCCGGCGGTCCTGGAACGCCTCAACGCGGCCATCCTGGACGAGGGCGCGCGCAGCCGCTTCCTCACCCTCCTCTACGGGGAACTGCACCCGCGGCCCGACGGCGGAGCCCTGATGAAGGTCGTCTGCGCGGGCCACCCGCTCCCGCTGCGCCTGCGCCCGGACGGCGAGGTCACCCCGGCCGCCGAACCGCAGCCGCTCCTCGGTGTCATCGAGGACCTCGACCTCTACGAACAGACCCTGACCCTCGACCCGGGCGACGTCCTGCTCTGCGTCACCGACGGGGTGACGGAGCGCCGCGAGGGCGCCCGCATGCTCGGCGACGACGGCCTGGCCGACGTCCTCACCACCTGCACCGGCCTCACCGCCGGCGCGGTGGCCTCCCGCATCCTGCGGGCGGTGGAGCGCTTCGCTGCGGAACCGGCGTCGGACGACATGGCCATCCTGGCCTTCCGGGTCCCCCACCAGCGCGAGGGCGACTGACCGTCCCGGTCTCAGACGTAGTCGGCGGTGGTCCGGACGACCCCGAACCGGGGGAAGATCCGGTCCACCGCGAACGCGTGCTCGTCCACCGCGAACCCGGACATGGCGTCCTCGACGAACTCGACGTCGTAGCCGTGGTCGGAGGCGGCCCGGGCCGTGGACTCCACCCCCATGGAGGTGACGAGCCCGGCGACGACGACCGTGTCCACGCCCCGCTCCCGTAGCCACTCGTCCAGGCCGGTCCCGTGGAAAGCCCCCACGGTGCGCTTGACGATCTCCATGTCCCCCGGCTGGCGGAGCCCGTCCACGAACCCGCTCCCCGGAGGCTGCTCCGCGACGCCCGGCCGCTCCACCCGCACCACGGCCACCGGCAGCCCCTTGGCCCGGAACGCCTCACCCAGTCGCCGGCAGCGCTCCTCGACCTCCGTCCCGGTGTGGGGTGCCAACGGAAGCGCGACGATGCGCGGCATCAGGTCGACGAGGATCAGGGCGGTCGTCATGCGGCCATTATTCTCCGGGCGCCGGCCCGGCCGGAGGCACAACGCAAAAAAGGCCCCCGCCAGATGGCGGGGGCCTTTTTCATTGGAGCCCTTTAACGGAATCGAACCGTTGACCTTCTCCTTACCATGGAGACGCTCTACCGACTGAGCTAAAAGGGCGGGTTGTTCGGCGGCGTCCTACTCTCCCACAGGGTCCCCCCTGCAGTACCATCGGCGCTGAAAGGCTTAGCTTCCGGGTTCGGAATGTAACCGGGCGTTTCCCTAACGCTATGACCACCGAAACACTATGAAGTTGACCAACCGGGCATGGACACGGTTCGTTACTTCAGAACTAACACAGTGGACGCGAGCAACTGAGGACAAGCCCTCGGCCTATTAGTACCAGTCAGCTCCACCCGTTACCGGGCTTCCACATCTGGCCTATCAACCCAGTCGTCTACTGGGAGCCTTACCCTCTCAAGGAGGTGGGAATACTCATCTTGAAGCAGGCTTCCCGCTTAGATGCTTTCAGCGGTTATCCCTCCCGAACGTAGCCAACCAGCCATGCCCTTGGCAGGACAACTGGCACACCAGAGGTTCGTCCGTCCCGGTCCTCTCGTACTAGGGACAGCCCTTCTCAATATTCCTACGCGCACAGCGGATAGGGACCGAACTGTCTCACGACGTTCTAAACCCAGCTCGCGTACCGCTTTAATGGGCGAACAGCCCAACCCTTGGGACCGACTCCAGCCCCAGGATGCGACGAGCCGACATCGAGGTGCCAAACCATCCCGTCGATATGGACTCTTGGGGAAGATCAGCCTGTTATCCCCGGGGTACCTTTTATCCGTTGAGCGACGGCGCTTCCACAAGCCACCGCCGGATCACTAGTCCCGACTTTCGTCCCTGCTCGACCCGTCGGTCTCACAGTCAAGCTCCCTTGTGCACTTACACTCAACACCTGATTGCCAACCAGGCTGAGGGAACCTTTGGGCGCCTCCGTTACCCTTTGGGAGGCAACCGCCCCAGTTAAACTACCCATCAGACACTGTCCCTGATCCGGATCACGGACCGAGGTTAGACATCCAGCACGACCAGAGTGGTATTTCAACGGCGACTCCACCATGACTGGCGTCACGGCTTCAAAGTCTCCCACCTATCCTACACAAGCCGAACCGAACACCAATATCAAACTGTAGTAAAGGTCCCGGGGTCTTTCCGTCCTGCTGCGCGAAACGAGCATCTTTACTCGTAGTGCAATTTCACCGGGCCTATGGTTGAGACAGTCGAGAAGTCGTTACGCCATTCGTGCAGGTCGGAACTTACCCGACAAGGAATTTCGCTACCTTAGGATGGTTATAGTTACCACCGCCGTTTACTGGCGCTTAAGTTCTCAGCTTCGCAACCCCGAAAGGTCACTAACCGGTCCCCTTAACGTTCCAGCACCGGGCAGGCGTCAGTCCGTATACATCGCCTTACGGCTTCGCACGGACCTGTGTTTTTAGTAAACAGTCGCTTCTCGCTGGTCTCTGCGGCCACCCCCAGCTCACGGAGCAAGTCCGATCACCAGTGATGGCCCCCCTTCTCCCGAAGTTACGGGGGCATTTTGCCGAGTTCCTTAACCATAGTTCACCCGAACGCCTCGGTATTCTCTACCTGACCACCTGAGTCGGTTTAGGGTACGGGCCGCCATGAAACTCGCTAGAGGCTTTTCTCGACAGCATAGGATCATCCACTTCACCACAATCGGCTCGGCATCAGGTCTCAGCCTTAATGAGGGACGGATTTGCCTACCCCTCGGCCTACACCCTTACCCCGGGACAACCACCGCCCGGGCTGGACTACCTTCCTGCGTCACCCCATCGCTTACCTACTACAAGTCTGGTTCGTCGGCTCCACCACTTTCCTTTCCCCGAAGGGTCCGGAACGGCTTCACGGACTTAGCATCGCCTGATTCGATATTGGGCGTTTCAAAGCGGGTACCGGAATATCAACCGGTTGTCCATCGACTACGCCTGTCGGCCTCGCCTTAGGTCCCGACTTACCCTGGGCAGATCAGCTTGACCCAGGAACCCTTAGTCAATCGGCGCACACGTTTCTCACGTGTGTATCGCTACTCATGCCTGCATTCTCACTCGTGAACCGTCCACAACTAGCTTCCGCTGCTGCTTCACCCGGCACACGACGCTCCCCTACCCATCACAGCGGGCGTTGGCCCTATTGCTGCAATGACACGACTTCGGCGGTACGCTTGAGCCCCGCTACATTGTCGGCGCGGAATCACTTGACCAGTGAGCTATTACGCACTCTTTCAAGGGTGGCTGCTTCTAAGCCAACCTCCTGGTTGTCTCTGCGACTCCACATCCTTTCCCACTTAGCGTACGCTTAGGGGCCTTAGTCGATGCTCTGGGCTGTTTCCCTCTCGACCATGGAGCTTATCCCCCACAGTCTCACTGCCGTGCTCTCACTTACCGGCATTCGGAGTTTGGCTAAGGTCAGTAACCCGGTAGGGCCCATCGCCTATCCAGTGCTCTACCTCCGGCAAGAAACACACGACGCTGCACCTAAATGCATTTCGGGGAGAACCAGCTATCACGGAGTTTGATTGGCCTTTCACCCCTAACCACAGGTCATCCCCCAGGTTTTCAACCCTGGTGGGTTCGGTCCTCCACGAAGTCTTACCTCCGCTTCAACCTGCCCATGGCTAGATCACTCCGCTTCGGGTCTAGAGCGTGCAACTCAATCGCCCTATTCGGACTCGCTTTCGCTACGGCTTCCCCACACGGGTTAACCTCGCTACACACCGCTAACTCGCAGGCTCATTCTTCAAAAGGCACGCAGTCACGACTGTATGTGCAAGCACATACAGCGACGCTCCCACGGCTTGTAGGCACACGGTTTCAGGTACTATTTCACTCCGCTCCCGCGGTACTTTTCACCATTCCCTCACGGTACTATCCGCTATCGGTCACCAGGGAATATTTAGGCTTAGCGGGTGGTCCCGCCAGATTCACACGGGATTTCTCGGGCCCCGTGCTACTTGGGAGATTCTTAAGCAAGCCGCTGATGTTTCGTCTACGGGGGTCTTACCCTCTACGCCGGACCTTTCGCATGTCCTTCGACTACATCAACGGTTTCTGACTCGCCGACCGGCCGGCAGACCGATCAAAAGAATTCCCACAACCCCGTATGCGCAACCCCTGCCGGGTATCACACGCATACGGTTTGGCCTCATCCGGTTTCGCTCGCCACTACTCCCGGAATCACGGTTGTTTTCTCTTCCTGAGGGTACTGAGATGTTTCACTTCCCCTCGTTCCCTCCACATGCCCTATGTGTTCAGGCATGGGTGACAGCCCATGACGACTGCCGGGTTTCCCCATTCGGACACCCCCGGATCAAAGCTCAGTTGGCAGCTCCCCGGGGCCTATCGCGGCCTCTCACGTCCTTCATCGGTTCCTGGTGCCAAGGCATCCACCGTGCGCCCTTAAAAACTTGGCCACAGATGCTCGCGTCCACTGTGTAGTTCTCAAGCAACGACCAGCCACCCATCACACCCTGCCGAAGCAGAGCTTTACTGGGGCCGGCATCGCGAAGATAAGACCTTACGGCCGTACCCTCAGATACCCAACAACGTGCCAGGCACGATCCCCTCGACTATCACTGTTTTCCACGCCGAAGCAGTACTTACAGGATGTTCTGGAAACCGTGCCAAATAATCAACGTTCCACCCATGAGCTGACCGTGCAGAACATTTGTCTGCAATCGGTACTGTGCTCCTTAGAAAGGAGGTGATCCAGCCGCACCTTCCGGTACGGCTACCTTGTTACGACTTCGTCCCAATCGCCAGTCCCACCTTCGACAGCTCCCTCCCTTACGGGTTGGGCCACCGGCTTCGGGTGTTACCGACTTTCGTGACGTGACGGGCGGTGTGTACAAGGCCCGGGAACGTATTCACCGCAGCAATGCTGATCTGCGATTACTAGCGACTCCGACTTCATGGGGTCGAGTTGCAGACCCCAATCCGAACTGAGACCGGCTTTTTGAGATTCGCTCCACCTCACGGTATCGCAGCTCATTGTACCGGCCATTGTAGCACGTGTGCAGCCCAAGACATAAGGGGCATGATGACTTGACGTCGTCCCCACCTTCCTCCGAGTTGACCCCGGCGGTCTCCTGTGAGTCCCCATCACCCCGAAGGGCATGCTGGCAACACAGGACAAGGGTTGCGCTCGTTGCGGGACTTAACCCAACATCTCACGACAC
Protein-coding sequences here:
- a CDS encoding SpoIIE family protein phosphatase, with the protein product MASDVPPRRRRLVITARAAASFDPQGRSVAAARAFVRDTLQGWGFADIVDDAVVLTSELVTNAVVHAGTRAEVLCLRSGDGVRVEVADRYPERELPLQPPDRRPYADPDRESGRGLMLCAALATRWGVEYTTTHKHVWFRLDLPDRPVGTRSAGPVVPDQMLPLADSRVRVAVIQIDSADAVSAWNEDAEHIFGHPAEKALGRPLAELAAWPQTPGTGTGVAEALRLSRWEGSYGIRGADGRVIPVYASHLRVRDAHGEPSIVCLLVHDDERALLQTPARVPASDSGQLTEPRPADPFELFIGSPAPDDLEGLLQRTVERARDMLDADAAFLLLATDDETELEVRATTGLPSTRQRFARVPVEAGASRYGSARMPAVHDDLAAVPGAVPLLESTGMRSVVTVPLKVEGRLTGSLGVAAENPGRYTNEEALRLQFAADRLALAVESARLGELERLRRGSLSFLVEASDLLAGTLDRDQTLALMAQMTVPTLATWCAVYTIADQTSDPFLAYVLHEDEERIDGLKALLSRVSPPDPVREAGARPWAEAALAVGGETVVLPLLARNRVIGLLTLGKPSEEHFRQEILELADDLSRRAALALDNARLYSERTAISRSLQRSLLPPGSPAIPGMEVEVIYRAAGEGNEVGGDFYDVFPIRDGVYGFAIGDVCGTGPEAAAVTGLARHALRLLAREGLGGPAVLERLNAAILDEGARSRFLTLLYGELHPRPDGGALMKVVCAGHPLPLRLRPDGEVTPAAEPQPLLGVIEDLDLYEQTLTLDPGDVLLCVTDGVTERREGARMLGDDGLADVLTTCTGLTAGAVASRILRAVERFAAEPASDDMAILAFRVPHQREGD
- a CDS encoding isochorismatase family protein, which translates into the protein MTTALILVDLMPRIVALPLAPHTGTEVEERCRRLGEAFRAKGLPVAVVRVERPGVAEQPPGSGFVDGLRQPGDMEIVKRTVGAFHGTGLDEWLRERGVDTVVVAGLVTSMGVESTARAASDHGYDVEFVEDAMSGFAVDEHAFAVDRIFPRFGVVRTTADYV